Genomic segment of Paenibacillaceae bacterium GAS479:
GTCCTCCGTCGTGCCCGGCTTGCGTTGATAGGCCTTGTAATGGCAGTAACCTTCAAGTTTATCCAACACCCCGTACTTCTCCTTGATGCGGTCGGGATCCCAGGTTTCTACCATCGCTCCCATAGATGAGCCAATATTGGAAGCGGCAATGGAGCCGAAAATTTTGTCATACAGCTGCGTGTCCTTCATTTCTACCGTTGTCATTATTGATTCCCTCCACTTGTCTTTGTATAAAACAGGGTGAATCCAAACGCATCCAGCTTCACTTCAAGACCACCGTCGCCGCTCTGAACCGTCTCGCCACTAGCAATATTAACGAAGCATAGCCCCTCGGGCGCTTCTACGCGGATTACCGCTTCTCCAGGAGCATTATGGAAAAAGGCCCAGACTGCCTCTCCCGGCATTTCCCGGGCGAATCCGTACACTGCTTGTGGATCGTCAGCAAACAGCTTGCGATACTCCCCTTCCACCAAAGGAGCATATTCTCGTCTCCATCTCGTGCAGCTCCGATACAGCTCCAGCATTTCACGGTTTTGCCGTTCCGGCTCCCACACCATGCAATGCCGCGCTTGAACAAAGTCACCTCCCTTCATGGCCACCTCATCCCCGTAATAAATCATTGGAATACCGGGATAGGCGAACATAAAAGCAGTAGCCAGCTTGACCCGCTCAGCCGAATCATCGCATAGATCGAGAATTCGCGGGACGTCATGACTGCCGATCAGATTGAACATAACGAGATTCGTTTGGGCCTGATAGCGAATTCGAGCGGAGAACAGCTTTTCGTCAAACTGACTGACGCCGATTTTCCCATAGGCAAAAAAGTCCAGCACGGCGGAGCGAAACCTATAATTCGTAATGGAATCAAATTGGTCGCCTTGCAACCAAGTGGTTCCGTCTAGCCAGACTTCACCGAGGATGAACGCCTCGGAATTAATGCCGCGCACAACTTGGCGGAATTCCCGCCAAAAAGCGTGATCGATCTCATTGGCGACATCAAGCCGCCAGCCGTCAATGCCTTTGCGTGTCCAGTAGGCCGCAACGTTAAGCAAATACCGGCGAACATCGGGATGCTCGTGACGCAGCTTAGGCATCCGGGCCGTAAAGGAGAATGTGTCGTAGCTCTGTTTAGGCTCCTCCACTTCGAGCGGCCACTCTCGGATGTAGAACCAGTCGTAATAAGCGGAGCGGGGGCCATATTCAATCACGCTGCGGAACGGCTCGAACAGCAGTCCGGCGTGGTTGAACACAGCATCCAGAACGACACGGATTCCCCGCTCGTGGCAAGCGCCAAGCAGCCGATCAAACGCTGGATTGCCGCCGAATTGCGGATCGATCTGATAATAATCGGCCGTATCATATTTAAACGTCGAGGGCGCCAGGAAGATCGGGTTCAAATAAAGAGCATTGATGCCGAGATCCGTTAAGTAATCCAGCTTTTCTATAATGCCGTTCAAATCTCCGCCGAAAAAAGTCGTCATCGTAGGCGGCTCTCCCCATGGCAGAACACCGGACGGATCATTCTCTTTGTCGCCGTTGAAGAAGCGGTCTACGCCGATCTGATAGAATATCGCCTCCTGGAACCATTCCGGGTGGCGGATGACATCCGCCTCTGCAATATAGGGGAATTCAAACCAGCTCATCTCCGGTCTGACTTCGGTCAGACCTTCCTCGCTGAACCAATTTTCACCCGATCCATGGAACAGCCGGAAAAGATACTTGGGACGCCTCGATTCAATCGTCAGGTCTGCGAACCAATAATCAAAAAGCTTATCGTTGCCTGCCAGGCGCAAATCGTATGAAACGGCAGGAGGCGTAAACCGCTCATGCGCGTAACGGTCTGTCAGCAGTATTTTCCCGCTTTTTAATTCGGTACGGCGGACTCGGATGGTAACTCGGATCGTTGTTGAATCAAGGGCATAACAATATTCATCCTTGGGTACATGGTAGATCGCTTCTTGCGTCAACATTTCAATTTCATCCTTTCACGCCAGTAAACACGATGCCTTGGATAAAGTATTTCTGGGCAATGACAAATAGTATGAGGATAGGCAGCATCGAGGTCGCACTAGCGGCCATTAGCAAATTCCAGTCAATGTTGAATTCCTGCTGAAACGCCCGGAGGCCGAGCGTGATCGTCCATAACTTTGTATCGTTGAGATAGATCAGCGGATGCAGGAAATCATTCCAGCTGTACCGGAAAGTATTAATCGCGACGATGCCGATAACAGGCTTAGATAGCGGCAATATAATTCGCCAGTAAATGCCGAACAAACTCGCTCCGTCTACGGTAGCCGCCTCATCCAGATCTTTGGGCAGGCTGTGGAAAAATTGGCGGAACAGAAACACATTGAACGCGCCGGCAAAAAAATGAGGCAGAATGAGTGGAGTAAATGTGTCCACCCAGCCGATTTTGCTGAAGATGACAAAGGTCGGAATCATCCTCACGATTTCTGGAAGCATCAGCGTGCTCATAATCAAAGCGAACACGAGATTGCTTCCACGCCAGCGCAGCCGAGCGAGCGAATAACCTACAATGGACGAGGAAAACACCTGACCGAGCACCGCCAGTCCCGTAATGAAAAAAGTGTTGCCGTAATACAGGATGAACGGGCGCATAGACAATGCTTCCACATAATTGCTGAACTTGACCGGTTTCGGAACCCACTCTATCGGCCATGCGAATACTTGGCTCGGTATTTTCAAAGAGGTGCTGAGCATCCAGATAAAAGGGACCAAGATGACCAGCCCGCCAGCGGTCAGTAATACATATAAAAAACTGTTCATGATCTTCCCACTTTTACGAACGCTTGATGTCTTGCGGTGTGCATAAGCGGACAAAATTGCTCACCTCATCTCAACTGTAAAATACTTTTTTCTCGCCGAATCGGAAGACGATAAAAGTCAGCAGACCGATATACAGGAACAGCAGCCAGGATAACGCGCTCGCGTAAGCCATTCGATATTCCTGGAATGACGTGTAGAAAATATGGAGCATGAAAAAGTACGTCGAGCGCGCCGGACCGCCATTGGTCATGATATAAGCTTGATTGAACACCTGCAGCGCACCGATAATGCCCATCACAAGGTTGAAAAAGATAACCGGAGACAGCATCGGCAGCGTAATGCGCATGAAGGTCGTGAATCGATTGGAGCCGTCCACCGTGGCCGCCTCGTACAGCTCGGTCGGGATGCCTTGCAAGCCCGCCAAATAAATGAGCATGCCGCCGCCGACTCCCCAGAGGCTCATAATAACGAAGGACGGGAGCGCCCATTCCATGCTGCCGAGCCAGTTCGGGCCGGTTATGCTGAACCATTTTAAAACCGAATTGAACAGCCCAAAGCTCGGGTCGAACACCAGAATCCACAGAAATATCGTGGCGATCTCCGGCAATACCGAAGGGAAGTAATATACCGTGCGAAAAAGTGCGATGCCCTTCAGCTTTTGATTCAAGATCATCGCCAGCAGCAAGCCGAACACAAGCGTGAGCGGTACACTGAAAAAAGCG
This window contains:
- a CDS encoding Glycosidase, which gives rise to MLTQEAIYHVPKDEYCYALDSTTIRVTIRVRRTELKSGKILLTDRYAHERFTPPAVSYDLRLAGNDKLFDYWFADLTIESRRPKYLFRLFHGSGENWFSEEGLTEVRPEMSWFEFPYIAEADVIRHPEWFQEAIFYQIGVDRFFNGDKENDPSGVLPWGEPPTMTTFFGGDLNGIIEKLDYLTDLGINALYLNPIFLAPSTFKYDTADYYQIDPQFGGNPAFDRLLGACHERGIRVVLDAVFNHAGLLFEPFRSVIEYGPRSAYYDWFYIREWPLEVEEPKQSYDTFSFTARMPKLRHEHPDVRRYLLNVAAYWTRKGIDGWRLDVANEIDHAFWREFRQVVRGINSEAFILGEVWLDGTTWLQGDQFDSITNYRFRSAVLDFFAYGKIGVSQFDEKLFSARIRYQAQTNLVMFNLIGSHDVPRILDLCDDSAERVKLATAFMFAYPGIPMIYYGDEVAMKGGDFVQARHCMVWEPERQNREMLELYRSCTRWRREYAPLVEGEYRKLFADDPQAVYGFAREMPGEAVWAFFHNAPGEAVIRVEAPEGLCFVNIASGETVQSGDGGLEVKLDAFGFTLFYTKTSGGNQ
- a CDS encoding carbohydrate ABC transporter membrane protein 2, CUT1 family, producing the protein MSAYAHRKTSSVRKSGKIMNSFLYVLLTAGGLVILVPFIWMLSTSLKIPSQVFAWPIEWVPKPVKFSNYVEALSMRPFILYYGNTFFITGLAVLGQVFSSSIVGYSLARLRWRGSNLVFALIMSTLMLPEIVRMIPTFVIFSKIGWVDTFTPLILPHFFAGAFNVFLFRQFFHSLPKDLDEAATVDGASLFGIYWRIILPLSKPVIGIVAINTFRYSWNDFLHPLIYLNDTKLWTITLGLRAFQQEFNIDWNLLMAASATSMLPILILFVIAQKYFIQGIVFTGVKG
- a CDS encoding carbohydrate ABC transporter membrane protein 1, CUT1 family, with product MKRSRRARREELTGWLMASPWIIGFLFLTLGAMTFSLGMSFTDYDFFNKPSFVGLQHYKQMLFEDELVWHSIKITTLYAFFSVPLTLVFGLLLAMILNQKLKGIALFRTVYYFPSVLPEIATIFLWILVFDPSFGLFNSVLKWFSITGPNWLGSMEWALPSFVIMSLWGVGGGMLIYLAGLQGIPTELYEAATVDGSNRFTTFMRITLPMLSPVIFFNLVMGIIGALQVFNQAYIMTNGGPARSTYFFMLHIFYTSFQEYRMAYASALSWLLFLYIGLLTFIVFRFGEKKVFYS